TTTCATGTTGTGGGGAAATAGATTAAATCTGTTTTTTTACAAATTTCTTACACTTTGAAAATGTCTTGTAGGTACTGTAGGTCGGTAGAACAAAAAAAGATTTCACCCCTATTAAGATTTaagtttaggcgaggtgctggctaaccTATCAAAAACATGAATGAGAGCATACGATCACAGATACAATTTTGCTACATAGgcctacaaacatttacaatgaATAGCACAATCACAAGAAAGGCTTCAGATCAAAGTATACattgagaccgaagggagcaagggtctttaaattaaagatccaggcagcctctctttTTAAAAAATTGTAGGAGAGGGGGTGAAAAATGTGCTTACTCTgaccctggccagagggacatGGTCAACAAAGCAGTAATGTTGTgtattgtatatacagtatttcacTTCATTATACACATGTAATTATACACAAGAGAAGAAGAGGTTGCCCAGCATAAAATTATGTACAAAAATGTTTCATTACATTTGTGTCATTTAGCagatctctggataagagtgacttacaggacaaataagggttaattgccttgctcaagggcccaATTACATATTTTTCACCGAGTCGGctcgggattcaaaccagcgacctttcagttactggcccaacactcttaaccgctaggctacctgccaccagatCAATTATATTCAATACAGTTATTCAAATACATTCATCATCAATGACTAAAATAATGAATCTAgtattaaaatacaatttaataaACACAAGTAGTTGATTCATAGCCTGTTTATCATTTAACAAAAGTTATATAGTAATATAAAACTATCCACCAAAACGAATGCTGAAAACTGATCATCATCAGCTCGTTCCATCTCCTCCCACAGATGaacaattggattgagatctggtgactcgTCAGGCCACTGCAGTAAACTGAATTCACTGTCATGCTCTTGGAACCAATCCTGGACAAGCCTTGTGGCGTAAATCCTGCTGAAGAAATCTATTTGCAGAtggatacactgctgccatgaagggatgcaccttcataattgtttatggttcattgaacaggcatgggaaacagtgtttaaacccttaacaatgaagatctgtgaagttatttggatttttatgaattatctttgaaagacagggtcttgaaaaagggatgtttctttttttgctcagTTTAGATACGTCACTTATTAATGTATTTTTACTTCATATCAAAATtcttggatatctgcacgaaccctagtcTAGATGATGAATCAGTGATACACAAAtgggcttaattatttatttactaactaactaaataatcacacagaaacacaaacacacaggatcGATTATACATTGATTACTAACATGAtgcaatgaaaagtccctagAGGACTAatccgatatgacggcttgttacacaaTGAAAGAGGGGGGGAGCAAGAGAAGAAGATGCAAAGGAATTCAGCTATCGTACATACAGTTGAATAATACGGTCATTTACGTTTGTATGTCTTTgtcgtctctctctgttgaaATCACCCGATCCGTCTGTTACAAATAGTTAGATAGAAAGTCTCTGAGGTCACCATGtccttagtagttgtagtaggctTCTTTGTTCTGAAAGTGTTCGTTAGAATGGATACATCCGAGTACCACACAGTGGTGAGAGGGAAATGTTCTTCCCCTCTCGTCTTCGTTAGACTGGATCCTTCAAAAAGGTACACAAGTTGGTTCTCGGTCGAATTTACTTGACTAAAGTCTTTAAACAGCTGCGGACTGAATGTTCAGATGCAGTCTTTCTTTTTAACTCGAGAGTTTGAAGGTCTTACCATTTGTAACGTATTCAGCTCGCGCTGTACATATTCTGATCTGGTAGAGTCAAACCATTCGTGACGTCCGGCTTACCGTCCACCTACTTGGTCTGATGTAGTTTTAAACCATTTGTCAGCCGTGTAGTCACCCCTCCACGCTGTCTGATCTGGTAGTTTTAAACCATTTGTCAGCCGTGTAGTCACCCCTCCACGCTGTCTGATCTGGtaattttaaaccatttgtcAGCCGTGTAGTCACCCCTCCACGCTGTCTGATCTGGTAGTTTTAAACCATTTGTCAGCCGTGTAGTCACCCCTCCACGCTGTCTGATCTGGTCGTTTTAAACCATTTGTCAGCCGTGTAGTCACCCCTCCACGCTGTCTGATCTGGTCGTTTTAAACCATTTGTCAGCCGTGTAGTCACCGCTCCACGCTGTCTGATCTGGTCATTTTAAACCATTTGACACGTCAGTAGCAACCTGTCAATGTACTGGTCTAACATGTTAATTATAAAGCAAATATTTTTAAGCACTCAACTTGGAGGGCGCTTCCGTCACGTTGTcacaatgtctgtgctcacgtgGGCGTGGTTACTGACTTGGCAAAAGTCTATATGAAAAAACATGatctcatttagaaggctaaaatcacatttaatcttttcacaaatagtttaattTATTCATATGTTTTACAACATTTAGATGTAACTCTGACATATACATTGTGAAAGCTCTTAAAGTTACAATGTTTCCGTTCTAACGTCTTCAATGATATCACAAAACAACAATTGATTTAACATGATTGTTCTTTAAGACTGGCTGCCTGTCGAGGACAAGTGACAGGAAGAATTAGCCACAGCACCTGATCAAGCATCTCTTGATTCTGCCTCCTTCCTCATCTTTTAACTctttctcacctctccctccagaTGAAATTCTGCATCTAGTGACTTCTGATTTCCCAACAATCTGCCCACTCATCCCATCCATCTCATTACATCATTTAAAGCTACTGTTATTGTCATGTTGTCATTATCTGCTAATAAAGTTTGCACACCATATCATACTGGGCACATAATATGTGAGATACACAGATGAACTAAAAAACTACTAGCACTGCAATGCCTGGACTTCGCAGTCTCCCTCTTCAAGTCCCCCTTCCGAGACTGCCTATTTGAGAACAAGTGACAGGCAGAACCTCCCAACCACACAGCACCCACCTCTTTATTCCACACACCAGAGTTAAGTATGTCTGCCATGTGTGTACAAAAAAATCATCTGTGAAAATAAAAACGATCAGAGTTTATGTATTACAAACTTAGATATTGCCAGGCATCCTTTGATGGTATTTATttgttccacattattcattgtgTATGCTAGGACCTacaatagacacacacatacatatatatatacacacacacacacacacacacatacacacatatatatatatatatatttcatattCAACCACAAGGGCTTGGTTAAAATAACAGTTAAAATAAAACAGGACAGCCAGACAATCAAATGGAAATGAGCTGACTGTGATCTGTAAGGTAAGTCACTTTAATGTGTCAAGCAGATTACACGCGTTCATTGCCATTTCCGAAATGTAGCAACACGTAAGACGTGGatttcatgttgtaatgttaacaAGGTACCAAAAAGTAGTAGTAGTTTTCAATTCTTAGCCCACTCCAACTGCAGTTTCATGTTTTCTGCtgaaagctaatggggatccataataaataaacAGCATTAAGGATGATAGTTTTCACCTGGGttcacctggtcaatctatgtcatgaaaagagcaggtgtccttaatgttttgtacactcagtgcatgTTGTCTACCAGCTCATTCCCACAGAAACCTGCAGAGGGAAGCAGTACCACCCAGTCACCCATCAGACTCCATTGTGAGACGTCTCACAGAGGATATTCAACCCTAAAAGCAAATTCAAGGTAATCTCAATATCTTTACACTAGAAGCTAACAAAACACACCAAAACTGACATGGTGCACACTGATCAGTAAAGAGAGGCTAACATCCTATAAACTACTCCCTTTCCTCTGCACAGTTCTCTCACAGTGAGAAAATAGGATTTCAAGTGCTCTACGCTTTCTTCATTTGATCCAATTCAACATTGCCAATTATTTAATGACATGATAATTAAGTGGAGAATCTAATCTTAGCTGGTCTGAGAGAACTGATGAGGCTTCTCTCCTTTATGTATACTTTGGTGTCTTTTTAAATTGCTCTGTTGAGAGAATCTCTTCTCACAGTCAGTGCAGTGATAAGGTGATAACTCCAGTGTGTATCCGTTGGTGTATTTTCACATTTCCCAATCGGGAGAAACTCTTGCCACAGTAAGAGCAGAAGTAAGGTTTCTCTCTTGTGTGTGATCTCTGATGACCTTTTAGCTCCGCTGATGATTTCAAATATTTTCCGTCGTCAGAGCAGTAGGAAGGCTTCTCTCCTTTATGTATACCTTGGTGTCTTTTTAAGTGGCTCGGTTGAGAGAAACTCTtcctacagtcagagcaggagtaaggcttctctcctgtgtgtgttctctgatgaacttttagcTCAGTTGATGTTGTGAAGCATTTTACACAATAaaagcaggagtaaggcttctgtCCTGTATGTTTACGTTCATGTACTTTTAACTGGCCCAGTTGAGAGAAACTCTTCCcccagtcagagcaggagtaaggtttctctcctgtgtgcgtTCTCTGGTGACCTTTTAGCTCAGCTgttgttttaaaacattttccacagtcagagcagatgtaaggcttctctcctgtatgtacaCGTTCATGTAGTTTTATGTGGTCCAGTCGAGAGAAACTCGCCCCACAGTCATAGCataagtaaggcttctctcccgtgtgtgttctctgatgaacttttagaTCAGTTGATGTTGTGAAGCATTTTATACAATTGGAGCAGGGGTAAggtttgtctcctgtgtgtgttctctgatgaacttttagcTCAGCTGTTGTTTTAaagcattttccacagtcagagcagacataaggcttctctcctgtatgtatacgttcatgtgtGTTTAAATTATCCAATCGggagaaactcttcccacagtcagagcaggaataaggcttctctctcgtgtgtgttctctgatgaacttttagcTTAGTTGATGTggtgaagctcttcccacagtcagtgcAGGAATACAGATTATTTCCTGTGTGTATTTTTAGGTGTATTTTTAGCTTTGATAGAAATGGCACAATCTTCTCACAATGTGGGCAATGGTGAAATCTGTTATCTCTGCGATCTTCCAGCTGCTCTCTGGATGTAGAGAATGTCTCAACAtggtctcctgtgtgaacaacatcaGAAGAACCACTCAGTTGGTGCGATATAcatgtcaatcaaatgtattttatgaagccctttttacattagTAGTTGTCAAAGTGCTTTTcagaaacccagactaaaacaccAAAGagtaagcaatgcagatgtagaagcacagtggctaggaaaaactccacaGCAAAAGAAGAAATGTAGGAAGAAACGTAGAGTAACCAGGCTCaaggggtggccagttctcttcctACTGTAATTGGTgacatgtattcatatcagtaggctgtacAACACAAAAAGAGAATTACAACTATTCTAAAATTGGGTAAGAGTCAACAGCTAAAAAGGTACAAAAGGAGTGAAAATGATGAGCCATTTCATCCTTCACCGCCATcccaagggttagtcactacacaGACTCCTTCTACAGCAACTTTTCATGCACAGTGGAGAAGTTGGGACGAACAACAAACTTAAAACTTGTGCTTACCATGAGAAACAGATGTCCCAATCTTCTCCCCCCcttcttcatctttaatgttgacgttcagctccagtgtttgactgcagtcttccagcttcactgatgccatctctggatcctgcagtgcaaactgggctccactgtcataatcaggacccagtgactgtaggtttggactcagtgtggaaggagagaggagggctgggtttgtcctcactgttgatgtagtaataaagagaaacagacacaaaGTTATTGTCTTGACAGTTCTGGCACTTTATTCTCTAAAAATTACATTTCTTAATGTTCAATTTTCTAAGTCGTCTACTGGTCTACACCGGGaaacagtgtattcggaaagtattcagaccccttgacttttttttgttgcattacGTTTTTCTAAAATGATTCAAATGTTtattccccctcatcaatctacacacattttatttttatttcacctttatttaaccaggtaggctagttgagaacaagttctcatttgcaactgcgacctggccaaggtaaagcaaagcaatttgacacatataacacagagttacacatggaataaacaaaacatagtcaataatacagtagaacaaaagaaaacaaaaagtctatatacagtgagtgcaaatgaggtgagttaaggaaataaataggccatggttgcaaagtaattacaatatagcaattaaacactaattaaacaataccccacaattacaaagtaaaagtttttttttcatgtttgcaaataaaaaaataaaaaaactgaaatatcacatttacataagtattcagactcatttactcagtacttttttgaagcacctttggcagcgagtacagccttgagtcttcttgggtatgacgctacaagcttggcacacagatcctctcaaactctgtcaggttggatgggagcgtcgctgcacagctattttcaggtctctccagagaagtttgaatgggttcaagtccggtctctggttgggccactcaaggacattcagaattgtcctgaagccactcctgtgttgtcttagctgtgtgcttagggtcattgtcctgttggaacgtgaACCGTCGCCCCAGTATGAGATCTTGAGCACTCGAGCAGGTTTTCATtgaggatctctgtacttttctctgttcatctttcccctcgatcctgacaagtcttcaaggccctgccgctgaaaaacatccccacagcatgatagtGTCACCAACATACTTCcccgtagggatagtgccaggtttcccccagacatcacgcttggcattcaggccaaagagttcaatcatgATTTCATccaaccagagaatcttgtttctcatggtcagagtcctttaggtgccttttggcaaactccaagtgggctttcACGTGCCTTTTACTCAGGGGTGGGTTCCGTctgcccactctaccataaaggcctaattggtggagtaatgcagagatgattgtccttctggaaggttcacccatctccgcagaggaactctggagctctgtcagagtgaccatcaggttcttgctcacctccctgactaaggcccttctccccagctTGTTCGGTTTGGCAGGCCGGCCAGACAATtattggaagagtcttggtagttccaaacttctatCATTAGGGAATGATGGagaggacactgtgttcttggggaccttcaaagctgaagaaatgtattggtaccattccccagatctgtgcctcgacacaatcctgtcacagagctctacagacaattccttcgacctcatggcttggtttttgcactgacatgcactgtgggaccttacatagacaggtgtttgcctttccaaatcatgtccaattcattgaatttaccacaggtgaactccaagttatagaaacatctcaaggatgatcaatggaaacaggaagcaaaTGTTTTCGCTTGGTCATGAggattatttatatattttttatccattttagaataaggctgtaacgtaacattatatggaaaaagtcaagggatctgaatactttctgaatgccctgtacatcaaccactcactatcacaagggttaaTAATGACAGACTAATTACATAGAACTGTCAAACCATGCAAGTCTCAGTAGCATGTAGCAGTAGCATGAAATAACATTACTTTCTCATTGAAACAGTTCTACAGCAACTTTCCATTCACAGTTGGAAGTTGGAACGAACAACAAACTTAGATAGAACCTGTTCTTACCATGAGAAACAGATGtccccatcttctcctcctcttcttcatctttaatgttgacattcagctccaatgtttgactgcagtcttccagcttcactgatgccatccctggatcctgcagtgcaaactgggctccactgtaacaatcaggacccagtgactgtaggtttggactcagtgtggaaggagagatCAGGCTGGGTTTGTCCTCACTTGATGTTTACCGCCCTCAGACTTTATTCAAGTCGGCCAGTAGTAATAAAGAGAAACAGACAAAAGTTAGTCTTGAAAGTTCTGACATTTTctaaaaatatattatatttctTGTTCAATTATCCAAGTCAGTGTTTGACTTGTTTTGACTTGAAATAGGGAccagtactgtttatatttaggtgcaggatcTCCACAACACTTttgagttaatattctataagaggaacatgagctcaagcagtagacatttgaggtgctggtactcagctccggtgagctcctgtccaagtcaagcactgatctCATTTCAATGGATCAGGTAGATAAGCATTGGCAACAAAACATTAATCAATTCACATTAGACACAAAGTACATGCTTTAAATTAGGCTATGCAATTTAAAAGCACTTAATCTATAGTAGATACAGAATGTACATGCATAAATGACAAAACCATGTATTACAAGGTTGCAGCTTGTTTGTACTATTTTCCTGAATAACCTTGCCTTCGATATATTGTTACAATACAAAACCAATAGCATTTCCGTTCACACCATACTAACATTTATAAAAAGATTGAAACAACTGAATATGTCTGAATATTACTACACATGTCGAAAATGGATAATTACTTTCAGCTTCAAAACAGTACTGCAACCGTCAAATTGGCACGCTTTCTTTATTCTGAAGAATGTTGCGCGCTTGTCCGGAACTTCCTGTTCCCCACTACCACAGTGCAACCGTCCGTACGTTCCGGGATCCTTGGAATAGCCCTACCCCATTACATGAGAAGGGGGTTGGTGCCACCGACTCCTCCTCCTCCGGGACATTGAGTCGTAAGAAAAGCCGTGCGTGAAACATGTAACGTAAccgtaaaaaaataataatctgtaAACGTACTATGTTACGACCATGAATGAACATTTACACTTAAATGTTTACTTTACGTCTCCCTTACAGAtcttttttatatatacacatttttgtCTGGAATGTGGAATCTGCAAAACCGAATGTAGCTAGTCAATAATGCAACTCTAAAAACGTTGTTTTGCAGCTTCCGGTttcattttcaaaataaaagtctagATCTTGTTTTAGAACTGCATTGTACCAGTAGATATAATATAGGCTTGGGCCTTCAGCAAATGACTTGTGTGAGAATTATACAATAAAGACACAGAAGAGCATTGTCTAGAAAAACCGCCTGAGCTGCAAAACAGAAAGTAAATATAATTTAGACTAGGCCTATTCCACTATCTAAATACGGCATGATGTTGTGTGTTATTTAATGGCCATATAATTGCATAATTTATTTTTATAGCCATGTGGGGCTAATGAATCATGTAACCTTATGAATCACACGATTTCTACTATTTGGGAGCACGGACTTCcataaaaaaaatctgccgtttccagctacaatagttagttacaacattaacaatgtctacactgtatttctatcaattgtatgttattttaatggacataaaaagtaacacaataagattaCATAACTTCAAATGACTACTGAAAAGTTCAAATTCAAACCCTCCTTGTAAGATATATATCATTTTTGACTTTTCAGTAGTCATTAGAACTTATGtaatcttattgtgttacttaaaaaaaatatatatatttaacaaatattttcttaactctatttcttgagctgcattgttggttaagggtcttTAAGTATGCCTTTCacggtaaggtttacacctgttgtattcggcgcatgtgacaagaacaatttgatttgagtgatATACTGTATGCTTCATTAAGGTTGGCTTCGTAGAAGGTTGGCTTCATCTGTACCTCAGAGGTGGAACGTAAGTCACAGAAAATAACTgaggcagctgcagagaagtatctGGGTATTTAACTTCAGAAGAGTTAAAGGATGTGTTGGGTGGTGGTGTCCCGTCCTCCCAGGCCGTTGGCATGGTGCAGGAGCAGATCgagtcaaagtagtggaatggggtaGTGGGTTTTTAATGATTGTAGAGTTCGTTTTTTAATTTATTTCTTAACGTTTTTGCTTTTCCCGTTTTCCCATTTTGTATTATAAAGTGCAATGTGTTTATATTATAGTCCAGTTGGGGGCGGTAATGCTACATATTCGATTCCAACCGCCGTTAAACTCCaaagcagagggagaagtagTTCCGGGGAAGCGCGCTCCATTCTTCAGATAAAGGAAGCGCTAGAACTGTGCTGTGAACACGGTATCCTTTGTGTCCATTATTACAGGTATGTAATAGCACGTTTAAACTTTCCAATGTCGAAAGACCACGTCATAACATGCTAGGTAACACATCCGTCAAGGTATTACCACGTTTGGTAAAGGTTGTGTGTGTTATTTATGTGTCAAACCGAGTGAGTGAAAAACGTGAAATGATTTTGCAAGTCACGTAGCTAGATTTTTCTTTTTGAACGTGTATCAAAATGTAAATTTATATATAATGAATGTATTTGAGATATTATTGGCTttgtgtaaaaaataaaaagtcttACGAGTTGGTAAAATGGCGGTGAGCACTCTGTCTGCGTTTAATGTTGACGTACAATAGAACCACATCAATCAACTTGTAATCAGTCAAGAAAAAACACGTGCAAATGTGTATCTTATACGAAAATCAATGATTTTCTCCAAAACAACTGCCTTTTACACAACTTTCTAATGATGATATAGAAAAACTATTTTGTAAGGATTGATAATCTGAAATCAGATAGAAATAAATGTTTCCAGTGCATGGGAAGTCACTGCAGAAGCCAAGccccaaaaaacaaacaaaaacataacGACCTATGTGTGTGCACATTAagctgttagttcatatgccttgccaccgtgttatataggcctaaggcccgagacaataagaagacactggcagaataaattcaaccacaccttcgTTTTCatt
This genomic window from Oncorhynchus nerka isolate Pitt River linkage group LG2, Oner_Uvic_2.0, whole genome shotgun sequence contains:
- the LOC135573352 gene encoding zinc finger protein 501-like, coding for MASVKLEDCSQTLELNVNIKDEEEEEKMGTSVSHVRTNPALLSPSTLSPNLQSLGPDYDSGAQFALQDPEMASVKLEDCSQTLELNVNIKDEEGGEKIGTSVSHGDHVETFSTSREQLEDRRDNRFHHCPHCEKIVPFLSKLKIHLKIHTGNNLYSCTDCGKSFTTSTKLKVHQRTHTREKPYSCSDCGKSFSRLDNLNTHERIHTGEKPYVCSDCGKCFKTTAELKVHQRTHTGDKPYPCSNCIKCFTTSTDLKVHQRTHTGEKPYLCYDCGASFSRLDHIKLHERVHTGEKPYICSDCGKCFKTTAELKGHQRTHTGEKPYSCSDWGKSFSQLGQLKVHERKHTGQKPYSCFYCVKCFTTSTELKVHQRTHTGEKPYSCSDCRKSFSQPSHLKRHQGIHKGEKPSYCSDDGKYLKSSAELKGHQRSHTREKPYFCSYCGKSFSRLGNVKIHQRIHTGVITLSLH